One Acropora palmata chromosome 2, jaAcrPala1.3, whole genome shotgun sequence genomic window carries:
- the LOC141873608 gene encoding uncharacterized protein LOC141873608: protein MYGYAHEKSLNTVRSLMLKKMVGEDARLTAKTKVDLSRLPPCRDNLVPHIQMVNHCLACQAIFWRPRPHEPGQGWQKNESGSLEPIWSSSPILPPSLVDLIEPSSEEESDVEEETDQELDFSDVFDCDEEH from the coding sequence ATGTATGGTTACGCCCACGAGAAGTCTCTTAACACTGTGCGCAGCCTTATGTTGAAGAAGATGGTCGGGGAAGACGCGCGACTAACCGCTAAGACAAAAGTTGACCTGTCCAGGCTTCCCCCTTGCAGGGACAACCTGGTGCCTCATATACAGATGGTAAACCACTGCCTTGCTTGCCAAGCAATCTTCTGGAGACCTAGGCCGCATGAACCTGGGCAAGGCTGGCAGAAGAATGAGAGTGGCTCCTTGGAGCCAATCTGGAGCAGCTCACCAATACTCCCACCATCCCTTGTTGACCTCATCGAGCCTTCTAGCGAAGAAGAGTCTGACGTTGAAGAAGAAACAGACCAGGAACTTGACTTTAGCGATGTCTTCGACTGTGATGAGGAACATTGA